One genomic region from Leptospira tipperaryensis encodes:
- the gatB gene encoding Asp-tRNA(Asn)/Glu-tRNA(Gln) amidotransferase subunit GatB: protein MAEFETVIGLEVHAQLNTESKIFSTSATKFGAPPNSQTNPVCLGLPGALPVLNELALEKAIMAGLAFGCDITLFTKFDRKNYFYPDLPKGYQISQFDKPICTGGGVTFTIKGEESSRYVRLTRIHMEEDAGKLIHSADPNVPQSYVDLNRAGTPLIEIVSEPDMRSSDEAYYYLNSLKSVLKYIRVSDCNMEEGSLRCDANVSIRPKGSDKFGTRVEIKNLNSFKAVKAAIDYEVEWQKEMALEGKTFQQQTKLWDSVANKTVTMRTKEMSHDYRYFPDPDLPVIILQRETVEHVRTKLPELPNERKNRFVEKLGLPKYDAEVLTAEREIADYFEDALKVSGDAKRTSNWVKDEILGIVNKESITISEFSVSAERIGALVKLIADGKISGKIAKTVFEELLTSDKDAETIVTEKNLLVVRDDKEIERIVEEAIANNQDAVAKYKSGKDRALGAIVGYVMKISKGKADPELVNQLLLDKLGPLPPKA from the coding sequence TTGGCAGAATTTGAAACGGTCATTGGACTGGAAGTGCACGCACAACTCAATACGGAATCGAAGATATTTTCGACCAGCGCTACCAAGTTCGGCGCTCCTCCGAACTCTCAGACAAATCCGGTTTGTTTGGGTCTTCCCGGAGCCCTTCCGGTTCTCAACGAACTGGCTCTGGAAAAAGCGATTATGGCCGGTCTTGCTTTCGGCTGCGACATTACTCTTTTTACAAAATTCGATCGAAAGAATTATTTTTATCCGGATCTTCCGAAAGGTTATCAAATCTCCCAGTTCGACAAACCGATCTGCACGGGCGGCGGCGTTACCTTTACGATCAAAGGAGAAGAATCTTCACGTTATGTGCGTTTGACAAGAATCCACATGGAAGAAGACGCAGGAAAGTTGATTCACTCCGCGGATCCGAACGTTCCACAATCCTATGTCGATTTAAACAGAGCCGGAACTCCACTGATCGAGATCGTCTCCGAACCGGATATGAGATCCTCTGACGAAGCATACTATTATCTAAATTCTTTAAAGTCCGTTTTGAAATACATTCGAGTTTCGGATTGTAACATGGAAGAAGGCTCACTCCGTTGTGATGCGAATGTTTCCATTCGTCCGAAGGGATCGGATAAATTCGGAACAAGAGTGGAAATCAAGAACCTCAATTCTTTCAAAGCCGTGAAAGCGGCGATCGACTACGAAGTAGAATGGCAAAAAGAAATGGCTCTTGAAGGAAAGACCTTTCAACAACAGACAAAACTCTGGGACTCAGTCGCGAACAAAACCGTAACGATGAGAACCAAAGAAATGAGTCACGACTATCGCTACTTTCCGGATCCCGATCTTCCGGTAATCATTCTCCAAAGAGAGACGGTCGAACACGTTCGTACAAAACTACCCGAACTTCCGAACGAAAGAAAAAATCGTTTTGTGGAAAAGTTGGGACTTCCGAAATACGACGCTGAAGTTCTCACGGCGGAAAGGGAAATCGCGGATTACTTTGAAGACGCCCTGAAGGTTTCCGGCGATGCGAAAAGAACTTCGAACTGGGTGAAAGACGAAATTCTCGGAATCGTAAACAAAGAAAGCATTACAATATCAGAATTTTCTGTTTCTGCGGAAAGAATCGGTGCGCTTGTAAAGCTCATCGCGGACGGAAAAATTTCCGGTAAGATCGCAAAAACCGTTTTTGAAGAATTATTAACTTCCGATAAAGATGCGGAAACGATCGTAACCGAAAAAAATCTTCTCGTCGTGAGAGACGACAAGGAAATCGAAAGAATCGTAGAAGAAGCGATTGCAAACAATCAAGATGCGGTCGCAAAATACAAAAGCGGAAAAGACCGTGCGTTAGGCGCCATTGTCGGCTACGTAATGAAGATCTCCAAAGGGAAAGCGGATCCTGAATTAGTCAACCAACTCCTTTTGGACAAATTAGGCCCCCTTCCCCCAAAAGCCTAA